The DNA sequence TTATAACGAGCCATCGACGGACTCATATTTCATCGCCAAAACCAAGGACGGCCTCATCATGACCTATGGTGATCCGCCGGAACAATCTACCGGTTCGCGCTACATCCCCTCAGGACAATCCAAAGTCGTATCCTGGGCTCTATCCAAAGTCGAAGACCGCCATGGCAATCAAATGACCTTTAATTATACCTTAGCGGGAGGGTTCCAAGTACTTCAAAGTATCGAGTATTCAAAAAACGGCGACAACTGGAATGGCGCATCGGTGGTGTTTGGGTATGAAAACATCACGAGCAAAACACGCGACAACATTGAAGGCTACATCAACGGCATAAAAATCCAGAAGAACAAACGCGTCAGCTTCATCGATATTAAGGAAAGTGGGCAACTCATCCGCCGCTACGAACTGTCCTACGTCACCAGCTCGGCATCCCAAAAAGTGCTGCTCGATTCTGTTTACCTTAGAGCCTACGGCGAAGGAGGAACGAGCCATTACAAAGATCTCCCGGCCACCTACTTTGACTACAGCCCGGGTGGAACCAACAGCTTCAAAAACGGTATCTACGTTGCCACCTCCAACGCCTCCAACCACCTTGGCTCCCAAAACAACTCCCGCTATTACCCAGGAGACTTCAATGGCGATGGCCGGATGGACATCGGCAAAGCATACAAGGTGAATGACAGCACCATCCGCTTCGAGGTCTGGTACTACCTCAACGGCCAATTTACCCAGAGTAGTGTCAACAACATCTCAACCGACTTCGCCGACGTCGATCGCTTCCAGGTCGCCGATTTCAATGGTGACGGCTATACCGACTACGCTTTCGAAAACCTCGAGGGGCAGATACAGTACATCGTAAGCAAACCCGACCGCTTCAATTACAGTCGCACCATCCAGATCTACCTCTCAAATGGCAGCGGCTTCAAACCACCGATCTCTCACCTATCTGCACCCAGTGTCACAATCGACCCCGCCGACCTGCATGACTTCTTCCAAGCTACCGACTTCAACGGAGATGGACGCTCCGAGTTCACCGTTGGCCTCTGGAGAAGTAATGCTGAGTTCGATATCTGGCCCCATTATCTCGTCGAGACCCACGCAGATCCTAGCTCCTCATCGCACTACGCCTTCAATTCTGTAAACTTCAGCCTAGTCGATTCCAACCTCCCCTCTGAGTCCAACAAGACATCCATGTTTGCCGACTTTAACGGCGACGGCATGGACGACATGGCCATTATCTGGGGAGATAAAATGAGGGTCTACAAATCCAGAGGCCTCGTCGGTAACACATTCCTCAAAACATCCGGAAACTACTACACCCAAACCCTCAGCGGCCAAAGTTTCCAAAGTAACAAGACCGCCTACGTCCCCGTCGATATGAACGGCGACGGCCACCTCGACCTTGTAGCACAAAAAGACCTCAGCAACACGAGCGTCTTGAACCGCCTCTACCTCAACAAAGGAAACAACACCTTCGTCTACCGCGACGAGTGGAACTCCTCTACACACGGCCTCGAGATGTTCGATATGCAAACCTTTCCCGGCGACTATAACGCCGACGGCATCACAGACCTCCTCTTTGCTCAACGCAGAGTGAAGGGCCAGGCCAACGCCGCTATTGAGCTCAGAGTCTTCTACTTCGACGGCGCCGACAGCAACCCTGTCAAACAGCTTGGCTCCACGAAAAATACCGGCATCGCCTGGAACAACGATACCGTATTTTTCCCCTATGCCATAGACGAAGAGCCCACAACCGACTTCCTCATTCTTCAAGACAGTGGCGGCTATGCCTATCCCAAAGCATTCTATAACAACGCAGACGTCCCCGACCTATTGACCAAAGTCACCAACGGCCTCGGCGCTGAGACAGTCATCGATTGGAAACCCGGGCTGTCGCTCGAAACAATTG is a window from the Opitutales bacterium genome containing:
- a CDS encoding VCBS repeat-containing protein, translating into MHTEPKHDRFRFSFLIIPFLFPYLLFGNYVEVYQVDNGTVVENGAIIDFPPSLTNAGTTENVGDLDIMNGGDSTMNGGDSIMHAQNRVRLKPGFHAHAGSLFQAYTTGSLSPDFANDLSRAPDFDGDGMPDILEEIYGLDPEEASDFDPKVDWDGDGQTNAQEIAAGTELGNPYDPVGTLPGEVSVNSQAMATYAIPIDVVPGTGGVQPDLSLIYNSQGTNGLFGHGWSLGGLSTISRVGTTAALEDANYSATAASFKNYGIKFDNTDKLSLDGQRLRVVSGVGTGVYFSDNTVYATEIDQFARITQYYNEPSTDSYFIAKTKDGLIMTYGDPPEQSTGSRYIPSGQSKVVSWALSKVEDRHGNQMTFNYTLAGGFQVLQSIEYSKNGDNWNGASVVFGYENITSKTRDNIEGYINGIKIQKNKRVSFIDIKESGQLIRRYELSYVTSSASQKVLLDSVYLRAYGEGGTSHYKDLPATYFDYSPGGTNSFKNGIYVATSNASNHLGSQNNSRYYPGDFNGDGRMDIGKAYKVNDSTIRFEVWYYLNGQFTQSSVNNISTDFADVDRFQVADFNGDGYTDYAFENLEGQIQYIVSKPDRFNYSRTIQIYLSNGSGFKPPISHLSAPSVTIDPADLHDFFQATDFNGDGRSEFTVGLWRSNAEFDIWPHYLVETHADPSSSSHYAFNSVNFSLVDSNLPSESNKTSMFADFNGDGMDDMAIIWGDKMRVYKSRGLVGNTFLKTSGNYYTQTLSGQSFQSNKTAYVPVDMNGDGHLDLVAQKDLSNTSVLNRLYLNKGNNTFVYRDEWNSSTHGLEMFDMQTFPGDYNADGITDLLFAQRRVKGQANAAIELRVFYFDGADSNPVKQLGSTKNTGIAWNNDTVFFPYAIDEEPTTDFLILQDSGGYAYPKAFYNNADVPDLLTKVTNGLGAETVIDWKPGLSLETIVTVKDIEFWNSEPADAHIVPADFSLYPVQRIAYNGMIPYAVKKDSGSSPGSFRYETNYTFADADVDLWGRGFIGFGVTTNWDGQRNQYRQDDYARDWPATGMVQSSLTQIRA